In Coturnix japonica isolate 7356 chromosome 11, Coturnix japonica 2.1, whole genome shotgun sequence, the sequence CACCTCAAAACcccaattattattatttatgtggttttgttcttcccaaatcttgtttttaagaaaagctgTATTCCAGGCCTCTGCCTTGCTATTGTGTTTCTGTAAGGTACAGCTCTATACCACTCAAACTTACCTTTAGATGTCATATCAACTTTGACTGCACGATTGTGGAGTCATTAAATGTCAGGTCTGATATAATCAGTTTATTGGTTTGTAAAATGGAAGTTTTAGTCTCATTCATTCTATGTCCTCATTACAGCAGCGTGCCTATGTGATCTTAAAGGCACACATGGCAACATTATGTACTAAAGTGTTGCTGCTCACATGATTTTCAAAGAGAATCATTCACAATTGCTAGGCACATGATGTAGAATCCTTACCCACCTGTGACACATGTGGTGATTATTTAGtccagacaaaagaaaatacagactaAACAGTGCCCTAAAGAACCTCATTGAATGGTCAGGGCATGAGCTTTGCATagtaagaaagcaaaacaaggagcaTACCTTTATAAAGGCAGaattatttgaatttattaATTCTTTATGTTTTCCATCTCCATAATACTATGTAAAGAAGTAAAAAACCCAACATAATCATGCAAAGAGGTAGCTGatgtagtttttcttcttttggtatCATCCTTGTGACTATAACTGAGGTTAGGAGATTAGGGAAGCACTGTTCTTTCGTATCCTAAAGTTATATAAGTCAGGCAGCCTAGAATAAAAATCCCTTACAAGTAGGCACATGTTAGACATTTTACCACTGCAATTATTTATGGCACGTGTATGTGAACATTAGTGATAATTTTCAGCTTGCCAAAACTCAATATTCCTTACTTCAAGTGATCAATGACAGACTgcattgaaatattttatatgggTTTATTTCATTATTCCAGCTCAGTCCTCAAtggattttatgtatttctcaTAAGCATCTTCACTCATCAGTTCATCAAGTTCAGCAGGCTTTTCCACAGTCATCTTGATAAGCCAACCTGCAATTGGGAagttaaaaagaacaacagttGCCAATAGCCTGCACCAAGGGTTCACTCATGTTACCTCCATAGAACAGCACTCAAACAGAGCTCTGTCACACTGTTAGAATTAAGGGCACTTCctctgcagcaaaacagcactgcaatactttaaaagcaaacacaaacaacagcaaaaccaaacaagtaaCCTGAAGGAGCCTTCTGAGTCAGATGGGTTAGTTCAGCACTGTCTCTTACAGTGGCTTTAGGAAGGGACTGTCTAGGAAAAGATCCTGACCACCAGGATCGTGAGTTGTTACAGAatcaagaatgaaaaataacatcagGGGAAAGAGATTCAAACTCAACCTCAGTGCATCTGAAAAGAACACACTGCGATGAAGTTGTCAGCAAAGATAAGACTATAATAGTATTATCATGCAATAAATTTTATTGGGCTTGGACTATGTTCAATATATTCAATTTTAAGCCTCCATACCATTAACTTGGAAGAACTAAGAATCACAGACCTAGATGTGATCATAAGCAACACTGCCAACATCCAGGTGCTGTTTTTTATTGAAAGATAAGAACATCATCTTACCATCTTGATAACAAGATTTATTGACGAGCCCCGGGTTGTCTGTAAGGGCAGCATTAATGTCAGTCACTTCTCCTGTGAGAGGAGAGTAGAGCTCACTGGCAGCTTTCACACTTTCCAGAGCCCCGAATtcatctgaaatacagaacaagaTTTCACACTCTTAAGAGGAATTCACAAAGCACTCGAGTTTCAATCAGACATTGTAGTGATGGCTGTAAAGCAGAGCCTTTATACTGAGGGAGGAAAACTATCAAAGAGTGGAAGTAACCATCTCTTCatcactgacagcagcactgagctcctgcAGGGAAGTAGCACAGCACTGGCTATTACAGGAGGAACAGAAATTTCTTACGTTTGGCTAATCCATTGGCTGTGAGCTGACACAGTTAGGAATCCCATTCAGCTATTGCTGCAAGACTTCTAAATGAGCCTTCTATTTACAGTGTAGACCTTTTTTAGTGCCTAATTTGGTTACAAAATAGAACTTGAGGAGCTCCCTTGTTCTTCAGAAACACTATCAGCTGTTACATTTGCACTCACTGGAAAACACTCATTAGTATTCCAAAGCAtcacccagctgctctgctctcctttctATTTCATATGCAGTTATGGAAACAGGGCCCCCAGCAACATTAGACAAGAGCAGCTCTAAACCATAAACAAACAAAGGGGCTGGGGAATGTGGAGTGGTCAGAAAAGCAGACAGGAGACAGAGAACAGCACGTTCTGAGAAAGCTTGGGATTAGAGCTGCAAGTGGTAGAAAAGAGAAGTGGAAATGAAATTCCTTCGGATAATGCTACAAGTTGGTTAATTAGAACCCGAAACACAAAACTTCTGTAAAGCATTCACCATTCAGTGTGATGTAACAGCTGTGGCCTGAGCAGCCTGATACAGAAGGATGGGGAGAAAAACTCCTGCTGCTTCACCTCAGTACATTTACACTCTTGTTCTGCAATGTGTGAAGCTAATGACAGTCTTTTCACACACCAGTGAGGCAGTGCTCTGTGTATATACAGGGACAGGTGTGCTTTAAAGCAGAATACAGATAGAAGTACCAAAAAACATACctaaaaatgtttgattttaaataaaggTCTTGAAAAGTAGGTACCTTCTACTATCACGCATAGTATACCAGACATGCATTCAGAGACTTGGCAATGAAAGCCATCATCTCCATTCATAGAAATACCTGCTTCTGTTTTGCATCCAGACGTGTAATGGTGTTAACAAACATAAAGATTACTTAATAGAATTTGACTTTGAAAAGAAGCTAGAAGTGGAACTAGAGCTGAAACTTACCATCTTTATTCAATTTTGTCCCAACTTCTGGAAGACTACAGTAAACAACATCTCCTAATgcttcctgaaaagaaaaacaaatgcaaagtttACATTAAAGAAACTGTAAGTTGGAGTTATCTGACACAGTAACTCTAGAACCAGCATAAATGTGGTTCTAGAACCCTGTGTAAATGTAGATGTTATTTAAAGATTGtgcattttctactttttaaacacttaacttgaaattaaaacaaaaatgttaggTTACCATGACCCAAATGCCAAATTAACTGTTATCCATTATGATGTTAATAACCCTCGGGCTGAGTTGTAAGGCATGTCATCTATAGATTTATTCAGGCAGAATGAGAAAGAGCATCTGCTTATCTTCTCAGCACCAGCCAGCACAGCTAACTGCACAGCCAACACTACTCCAAATCACATGCTTGTATCAGAGCAGAACAAAACTCCAAAGGGTTCCCCCCTACCTCCACTATTTTATATTGAGAAATATAGACTGTGTTACACTTCAGCATGGAATAGGTTTTTTTAGCCAAAGGAATTGCACCACATTCATGTTCAAGTGGAATCTGACTTCACCACAGCCACATACTCCCAAGGCCTACAGTACTGTGgtaataaatgcagttttgaatTCATTTGAACCATTAAGTTTCCATCACACTCAGCTCCCCACAGGCTCGATCTAAACCGATTAAGAATCTATCAGAATGCTGAAACAGCGCCCACTTCTCAAATAATGTGACGGTGCCAAGTCCAAAAACCTCATTCTGCGTGTATAGGATATGCAATTACAACCataaaaaaacagcagctaTCCAAAGAGCAAGGACAGGAGCAGGTATCTGTAAGTAAATATTGCAGACTTGGGTAGGAAAAGAGAGAGTTGATCAATACCTGTGCAAAATTGCTGATTCCTACTGTTCCAATGCCATTTTCGACTGATATCCATTCATGCTTGTCTGTGAATTTGCGGGCTACAATGAAACAAACTTGATACTTCAGAAATCAGTGGCAAGTTGTTTAAACACAATACACTGGTTACAAaccctgctgctttgctttgctttcccctgAGGTTCGGTGCTTTGATTCCTCCCCAACCCCCCTTGGAAAATGCtacaaacagcaaatacaaTTTACAGAAGCACTTTGTTCAGCTCAGGACATGCTTagtgacacagcagcagctcactgcagggttctgccccacagccagcctTAGATCCTATGCAATCATCCAGAAACTTGTCAACCATGGGGGTAAAAGGAATAGTTCAAACGTAAAATACAAATCCAAAGCACACATCTTTACTTTGCTCACAGTAATAACCTTTTCTATGATGCCTTGAGGTCTTCCCAAGCATATTTAGTGTTTCCTTCCCAGGAATAACAAAGTTGCAGGCAGAAGGCCAGCATTAATAACATGATAGTGTCAGCATTGCAGCATCCCATTCAAAACATGAAGCAGAGTGACCAGGTGAagctgcagcctgcctgctccGGGCAGCTGaatcccttccctctcctcacGTGTTCTCTACTGTCTATTTCTCCCATTCAATGTCATCACTGATATATGTAAAAACAGGCACAATCAATATAGGTAAAATTAATGGGGCCATTCAAACAGGCAAACGTTACTTAAGAGAATTTGATGTTAATACTCTTAGAACAACACAGTACTCATTCTGAATAGTTCTAAGATGTGCGTGTGTAAGACTGTTACATCTCTTCCACAGCAGCCCTAAAATTCCGCATATAGTGTAGGGCTGTGAGACTCAGGGCTGCTCATGTTCTTTTCCCAGCAGCAGTTATTTTTACattcaaaagaagaaattgaagcagttttcttcctgacatcAAAGCCTTATTTCCTTGGTTCACAtataacagaaagcagaaatcctCACTACAGGTCTGGTAAAATCCTCATGCTTAGTCAGTAATGTTCTGTTTCAGTTGCTGTGATTCATCTATATGGGCTGAACGTGTGGAAGAGGTCAAATAGTTTCTCTCTTATGGCAGCTCAAGTTTCACAGTTATATTTATTGTGGCAGCACAATATACAGAAGCAGAGCATACAAAACAGACCGAGTATAATGCAAATAAGGCATCTTTCCACACAGCATCACTCAAATAGAGCACAGAATTTCATCTAGCGCTATTAACATCTACATAAATCTCTCAGGACATGTTCTAATGAACAGAAGAAACCAAACTGCTTTAGGTCAATGCATTAACCCCCAGGTAATAGGGATTTCATAGGAAATGAGTAATGAACCATGAGAACAGAACAACGCAAGACCTCAAGCCCCCGCTGAACATTAACGTCATGCACATCACAGAGGAGCCAGCCAGTATCTTTCTATGTTGGACAATGATATTGTGCAAGATTTGTTTAAAAGGTGAGAttatggggaaggaaaagagaaaacaaatttcactgctttgttAGATACTGATATGTTCTTAATAGCCCCAAATGCTCGTATGCTTCTCATAGGatatatatagttttattttttttacaaagattaaaatgagaaattctaACCATGTGGTAAAGCCCACATatataaagtaaataaagtCCGGGTCAAATGAGAAGGAGTTAATGAGTAATCTCAAAATCTGAACTTTGAGCTTACATGACCTGCACGTGAAAGAGATCAAAATATAGGGATATCAGACATCAGAGCACAGCAAATCTCTGTGAGCGTCCTTTGCCACAATAGCAGCTTCATGTTCTCCAGCTTCATTCATTGCAGCATGGCTTTGGTTTCAGCTTAACGAGCACATCCTAAACTCACACCTCTAAATGGAACTAAATGGTTCATCCTGCCTCtgttcagtgtttcagaaatatAGACCTGAAGAGTGAAGGAACACTCACACCTCCACAATCAGCCATACCaaactttttcctctctgcctaAAACGGAAGCACAGCTCGTGTTATTTCATCAGGTTACATCTAAAGCAGCGGGTACATTAAGCAACTCGATTAGTGATAGAAGCAAATAACGATGGATGCTGTTTCTTGCAGCAGGCATTGAACAGCGAGTTACTGGGCTGTATGGGAGCAAACTTGTCAGTGGTAGCCATCACTTATCCAGCATTTCTGttgtgcacagcagcacattgcacacacacacaccttcacAACCTGCACATAACCCGGTCAGACCCATCGGTCCCCGGTGTCAGGGCTCCTCTTTGTGCCCCTGGAATCATACACAGCTCTCCAGCCATCTTGAGAGGCTGCAGCTCCCTACCCGGGCTTCTCAGCCCTTCCATCCTGCACGATGCAGCTcaaacacaacacaaagcatttctgtgttgtCATTCCTTCCTATTTAAACCTCAGCGCCGTGCCCGGTGCAGGGGATCCCTTGCAGCCCTCCCACCCTGCTGCACTGACACCGGGCCCATAGCGGCCCTTCCAACACTCACCGGACAGCAGCAGCGAGCCGGTGCTCAGCCTCCTCACCGCGGGGACCTGCGGGCGGACAGAGAGGCACGAACAGCGCGGTACCAAGGCCGGCCCGAGCCTCCACAACGCCAACCACGCCATCTTTACCGGGCGGCCTCGGCCGGGGGCGGCGCCGCGTTGAGCTCCCGCCTCTCGATGGAGGCGGCCATTGGAGCGCCGCCATGTCGGTGTGTGTGGTGAGGGTAGGAGCGGTTTGGATGCAGCTCCCTGTGTGCCCTGCTGAGGGAGATAACGCTGGGTGTTGATTAATAACACGTACTGATGCTCATGGGATGCTTTATTTCACGTTTCGTGCGAGTTTTTAGCTACAATTGCATCAATCAGGAAGAGTTTGCAAGGCTACGTACAGCATTCCAGTCAGAAGCACGATAGCCCAAGTCTGGCAGTTACAAAACACGATATTGAGCCAACAAACAAAGCAGCGTTTTCGTTACGGTTAGCCATTAATTGCTGACGGGTTGTTTTGGTTGATCGTTACAGCCCGtcttctcttcctgcttgcATTTAATCccaaagaaaccaaaaagtTTCATGAGCATTAAGTCCACGATTTCCTCCTCTTCCGAAGCCTGAAATAAAGACAAGGGACCAGTTAACAGATGAGCCAGGAGCAGATGTTCTTTAACACCtccatggttggtgactcctccacctccctgcacaGTTGTGCCACTAAATCACTGCTCCTTCTGACAAGGAATGTTTCCTAATGCCCAACGTGGATTTCACACAATGCCATCAATATCTGAACAGACCAGGTGCTCAGTGACACTGTTAAAAGGAGCTGTAAAGGCCTCATCGATTCTGTAGCCATTTTGGTACTGATTTCAATGGAGCTGGGGCTCTGGATTTAGTGTGTGAATGCCAGGCTATGGATCTGAACAGGAATGGACAGAGTAATTCTGGCAAATCTGAAACATGCTTTATGGGAATAGGTTGACTTCTTAAAAGTAATACTGAGTTTACATAGGTCTCATCAGGTGGTGGGATACCTATGTTGTGATTAAGTGCACGACTGATGTTAAAGAACAGCAGGAGAGCTGAGATAACACACCTGATAGTGCTTCTGCTCCTCGCTGAAAGCAACCAGAATCACTGAGATGAAGAGATTCAGCACCACAAACGTCATGAAAATGATGCAGGATCCAATTAAGAAGGAGCCTAAAATCGGGCTGTAGTCCAAGATCTGAAAGATCAATCAGGTAAGACATcacattctgattttaaaagggAGCTTACATACAAGCAGCTATCACGCCATTAGGAGTTTGTCCCTCTGAAAATCATTGTGCGTAATAAATTATGCTATATTTATATATCATACATTTATAAATAGATTTTCTCCTTTAGTTACTTTCGGGCTTTGATATAATATGGTgcaaagaagatgaaatatttcatataatGTGAAATATTAATATGGGCaatctctgtgttttgttcttgttttaagTGTTTGCATTTGAATGTATTGGTATGGAAGTTTGAGGTGAAAACTGGCAAACCAGCTCAGTTGTGTCCCAGCTATCAAAGCAGACATAACATGTCTGTGGGCTTCTATTTAGGAGTGTCTTTACACAGACTGTCAGGGCACATATCAGGTAAGGGTTGTGTAGGAATTAAAGAGCAGAGGAGTACGTTTTGGGGATTAACTACTTGAATGGATGTAGAGCTGAAAAATATTATGCCAAAACTCAAAATCAAGAGGGAATACCTCCTCGTAGTTGAAGATTCCCAGCTGAAGACTGACCATGGTCTCTGCTGAATCAGAGAGAGTTTTGTAAGAGCAGAGCTTCCAGCCAAATATCAAGTTtgtctgcaaaggaaagaagacGTATCTTGCATCGTAGTCAGAGTCCTTGCTGCAAATCAACTGCCTTCACATATATGGAGGAATTAGTACCCAGTCTTTTAGCCTAATGTTTAGATGGGCAGCTTTATTCAGTTTTACTTTTCAAAGACACATTGCTTTCCCCATTCAGAAACAATTCATTTAACCTGTCAGTATCTCAGTGCTGactgaaaacaagagaaaccACAGTCATACTCACAGCAATGGAATAGGCGAGGAACATGATTGCAATAACAGTGATGAATCCAGAGATATCACCCCATGCTCTCCTTAGAGTGGAGGTGATCATGTTTAACTTAGGGTTGAGCCTCAGTAGATGCCACAGTTTCACTGTGGAGAGAAGCACGAGGAAAGCAATCAGGTAGCCAAGAACTGCATCAGCTCTTGCTGTTTCATTAAAGCTCACAGAGCtgttaga encodes:
- the GCSH gene encoding glycine cleavage system H protein, mitochondrial, yielding MAWLALWRLGPALVPRCSCLSVRPQVPAVRRLSTGSLLLSARKFTDKHEWISVENGIGTVGISNFAQEALGDVVYCSLPEVGTKLNKDDEFGALESVKAASELYSPLTGEVTDINAALTDNPGLVNKSCYQDGWLIKMTVEKPAELDELMSEDAYEKYIKSIED